Proteins found in one Corynebacterium sanguinis genomic segment:
- a CDS encoding formate dehydrogenase accessory sulfurtransferase FdhD yields the protein MGRINRSFAVTTLSLGDASAAAQVFSDTRAGTAAAEEPLQLRSRGVTLLTTTRTPGNDVELVHGWLFTKGLIRDASDVATARYCAGAVDTGGRNTYNLMDVDIAAPLTPVSPLADSCGVSREQTISEIVHSAPGPVTPVDVAAETWFRFADLVVERNAKAPTRVAVLATAEADHVLRREDLNTSHAVDKLVGSLDLDSAVPAAERVLVLDTQVTFEIARKALMAGIAAIVTTADASSLAVELARHAGMTLVAHASGRRVSVYAGLQTP from the coding sequence GTGGGACGGATCAACCGCAGCTTTGCCGTGACGACGCTGTCGCTTGGCGACGCCTCCGCGGCGGCACAGGTCTTCTCCGACACGCGTGCCGGAACCGCGGCCGCGGAGGAGCCGCTGCAACTGCGCTCTCGCGGCGTCACGCTGTTAACCACGACCCGCACCCCGGGAAACGACGTCGAGCTTGTCCACGGGTGGTTGTTTACCAAGGGGCTGATCCGCGACGCCTCCGATGTTGCAACGGCGCGGTACTGCGCGGGCGCCGTGGATACCGGCGGGCGCAACACCTACAACCTGATGGACGTCGACATCGCTGCCCCGCTTACCCCTGTCTCTCCGCTAGCGGATTCCTGTGGCGTGTCGCGGGAGCAGACCATCTCCGAGATCGTGCACAGCGCCCCCGGCCCGGTCACCCCGGTCGATGTCGCGGCTGAGACGTGGTTTCGCTTCGCCGATCTTGTCGTCGAACGCAACGCCAAGGCGCCGACTCGCGTCGCTGTTCTCGCTACCGCAGAGGCTGACCACGTGCTGCGGCGAGAGGACCTGAACACCTCCCACGCCGTCGATAAGCTCGTTGGCTCTCTGGACCTTGACTCCGCGGTTCCTGCGGCCGAGCGCGTTCTGGTGCTCGACACGCAGGTGACGTTTGAGATTGCGCGCAAGGCGTTGATGGCGGGGATTGCCGCCATCGTGACCACCGCGGACGCGTCGTCGCTCGCGGTGGAACTGGCCCGCCACGCAGGCATGACGCTGGTGGCGCACGCGAGCGGGCGCCGCGTCAGTGTCTACGCGGGCCTACAAACGCCCTGA